Proteins co-encoded in one Astatotilapia calliptera chromosome 18, fAstCal1.2, whole genome shotgun sequence genomic window:
- the LOC113010545 gene encoding relaxin-3 receptor 1-like → MQVDNSSSSGALTGLCGGEEDERKISELVSPTGAASSFNLSLNCWLHILSQESSLDLHGDSANLAVRVVIALVYLVVCVLGLVGNLLALFLLHSRRRGYHHSSIDCFVMSLALTDLQFVLTLPFWAVDTLLDFRWPFGQVMCKIVSSVTTMNMYASVFFLTAMSVTRYRSLVTALKMESPRSATARAKWASSAIWVVSLVATLPHAFYSTTVQVSADDELCLVRFSDSDSGHWDPQVLLGLYQTQKVLLGFVVPLIIISVCYLLLLRFILSRRIVCSMVTGSATEKSECERGRHRRRSKVTRSVTIVVLSFFICWLPNQALTLWGVLIKFDLVPFSKAFYNTQAYAFPLTVCLAHANSCLNPVLYCLIRKEYRTGLKELLLRISHAVQHVFSLSLRGRRVEEAPPSMVMIHKDINM, encoded by the exons ATGCAGGTCGACAACAGCAGCTCCTCTGGAGCTCTGACAGGGCTGTGCGGAGGGGAAGAGGATGAGCGCAAAATCTCCGAACTGGTCAGCCCTACGGGTGCAGCCTCCTCTTTTAACCTCTCATTAAACTGCTGGCTTCACATACTCTCTCAGGAGTCCTCGTTGGATCTGCACGGAGACAGCGCCAATCTGGCA gtacgagttgtcattgCCCTGGTTTATCTGGTTGTATGTGTTCTGGGGCTCGTGGGTAACCTCCTGGCACTCTTCTTGCTTCACTCCCGTCGCCGTGGATACCACCACTCCTCCATTGACTGCTTTGTGATGAGcttggctctcacagacctccAGTTCGTCCTCACCTTGCCCTTCTGGGCCGTGGACACGCTGCTGGACTTCCGCTGGCCCTTTGGGCAGGTCATGTGCAAGATCGTGAGCTCGGTCACCACCATGAACATGTACGCCAGTGTCTTCTTTCTCACCGCCATGAGCGTGACACGCTACCGCTCCCTGGTTACTGCTCTGAAGATGGAGAGCCCAAGGAGCGCCACCGCTCGGGCCAAGTGGGCCAGCTCAGCCATTTGGGTGGTGTCTCTGGTGGCCACACTGCCTCATGCTTTCTACTCCACCACTGTCCAG GTTTCTGCAGATGACGAGCTCTGCTTGGTTCGCTTCTCTGACTCCGACTCCGGTCACTGGGACCCCCAAGTCCTGCTGGGACTCTATCAAACACAGAAGGTCCTTCTGGGTTTTGTGGTTCCCCTTATTATCATCTCTGTGTGCTACCTCCTCCTGCTGAGGTTTATCCTGAGCCGGCGCATTGTGTGCAGCATGGTAACCGGGAGTGCCACCGAGAAATCTGAGTGTGAGAGAGGCCGCCACCGCCGCCGATCCAAAGTGACCCGCTCCGTCACTATCGTAGTTCTCTCCTTTTTCATCTGCTGGCTGCCCAACCAGGCCCTCACCTTGTGGGGGGTGCTGATCAAATTTGACTTGGTGCCCTTCAGCAAAGCCTTCTACAACACCCAGGCCTATGCGTTCCCCCTGACTGTGTGCCTGGCTcatgctaacagctgtctgaaCCCAGTGCTTTACTGCCTGATCAGAAAAGAGTACAGAACTGGCCTAAAGGAGCTTCTCCTGAGAATTTCTCATGCAGTGCAGcatgttttctctctgtccCTGAGGGGAAGGAGAGTGGAGGAAGCACCGCCCAGCATGGTTATGATACATAAAGACATTAATATGTGA
- the sirt6 gene encoding NAD-dependent protein deacylase sirtuin-6 — protein MSVNYAAGLTPYANKGVCGLPEHFDNPEELKAKVETLAQLIKESQYLVVHSGAGISTSAGIPDFRGPKGVWTLEEKGESPHFDTTFEDARPSFTHMALLGLQRAGYLKYLISQNVDGLHVRSGFPRDLLSELHGNMFVEECEKCGRQYVREKVIGVMGLKPTGRYCEVVRSRGLRACRGKLISTILDWEDALPDRDLNKADDASRRADLALTLGTSLQIKPSGDLPLLTKRKGGKLVIVNLQPTKHDKHAHLRIHGYVDDVMKQLMELLGLEIPKWDGPTVCESSTATTETTADVKPPRGVTAKEKVEKNFVKEERKREASQLTDDGSVKEETVSVKRERADLPVEINEEK, from the exons ATGTCTGTGAATTATGCAGCTGGACTCACGCCGTACGCAAACAAAGGTGTCTGCGGACTTCCTGAG CACTTTGATAATCCTGAGGAGCTGAAGGCCAAGGTGGAAACTCTAGCTCAGCTGATTAAAGAATCTCAGTACTTGGTTGTCCACTCGGGAGCTGGGATCAGCACCTCGGCAGGTATCCCCGACTTCAG ggGTCCCAAGGGTGTGTGGACTCTTGAAGAAAAGGGTGAGTCACCTCATTTTGATACTACATTTGAAGATGCTCGCCCAAGCTTCACTCACATGGCTCTCCTGGGACTGCAGAGGGCAGGGTACCTCAAATATCTCATCAGCCAGAATGTGGATGGCCTGCATGTGCGATCAGGCTTCCCCAG GGATTTGTTATCAGAGCTTCATGGGAACATGTTTGTGGAGGAGTGTGAGAAGTGTGGCAG GCAGTACGTCCGAGAAAAGGTGATCGGTGTGATGGGCCTGAAACCGACAGGACGCTACTGTGAGGTGGTACGATCCAGGGGGCTCAGAGCGTGCAG AGGGAAGCTGATCAGCACTATACTTGACTGGGAGGATGCTCTTCCTGACAGAGACCTGAACAAAGCAGATGACGCAAGCAG ACGAGCGGACCTGGCTCTGACTCTGGGCACGTCCCTGCAGATCAAACCCAGTGGAGACCTCCCACTCCTCACCAAGCGCAAGGGTGGCAAACTGGTTATTGTCAACCTGCAGCCGACCAAACAC GACAAGCATGCACACCTGCGTATCCATGGTTATGTGGACGACGTCATGAAACAGCTGATGGAGCTGCTGGGACTGGAAATCCCAAAGTGGGATGGACCAACTGTCTGCGAGAGCTCCACAGCTACCACTGAGACCACCGCCGATGTCAAACCACCGCGTGGAGTTACTGCGAAGGAAAAGGTGGAAAAGAACTTTGTtaaggaggagaggaaaagagaagcTTCACAGCTAACGGACGATGGAAGCGTTAAGGAGGAGACAGTTTCAGtaaagagggagagagcggACCTCCCAGTGGAGATAAATGAAGAGAAATAG
- the LOC113010001 gene encoding ubiquitin-conjugating enzyme E2 R1-like, producing the protein MAQPDAPHVASSQKALMLELKSLQEEPVEGFKITLVDEADLYNWEVAIFGPPNTHYEGGYFKARIKFPLDYPYSPPAFRFLTKMWHPNIYENGDVCISILHPPVDDPQSGELPSERWNPTQNVRTILLSVISLLNEPNTFSPANVDASVMYRKWRDSKGKDREYVEIIRKQVLATKAEAERDGVKVPTTLAEYCVRTRAPAPDEGSDLFYDYCYDEDDVEGEDGDCCYDEDDSGNEES; encoded by the exons atGGCGCAACCCGACGCCCCTCATGTAGCCAGTTCACAGAAAGCACTCATGCTGGAACTGAAGAGCCTTCAGGAGGAGCCCGTGGAGGGATTCAAAATAACACTGGTGGACGAGGCTGATTTATACAACTGGGAAGTGGCCATTTTTGGACCACCAAACACTCACTATGAAGGGGGATATTTTAAG GCTCGAATCAAGTTTCCTCTAGACTACCCTTACTCCCCTCCGGCTTTCCGCTTCCTCACCAAGATGTGGCACCCCAACATCTATGAG AATGGAGATGTGTGTATTTCTATACTGCACCCTCCAGTGGACGACCCACAGAGCGGAGAGCTGCCTTCAGAGAGATGGAATCCCACCCAGAACGTCCG GACCATTCTGCTGAGTGTGATCTCACTGCTGAATGAACCCAACACCTTTTCTCCTGCCAATGTGGACGCGTCTGTCATGTACCGCAAATGGAGAGACAGCAAAGGCAAAGACCGGGAGTATGTGGAGATCATCAG AAAACAAGTGTTGGCTACCAAGGCTGAAGCTGAGCGCGATGGCGTGAAAGTGCCCACTACGCTGGCGGAGTACTGCGTCCGCACACGCGCCCCAGCCCCCGACGAAGGCTCCGACCTCTTCTATGACTATTGCTACGACGAAGACGACGTGGAAGGCGAGGATGGCGACTGTTGCTATGACGAAGACGACTCAGGCAATGAGGAGTCCTGA